The sequence GGCCACTTAAACTGTGGTTTGACGACGTTAAGTCTTTTTGTGGGGTGCTGTGAACGACCGATGATATGCGCGCAATCCATTACCGATTCCTTAAATTAAATACCGAGCAAGGCATGTGTGAGATAGAGCCGGAAACCGCCAGCAAAGGCTGGGAAAACTAGGCTAATAGGACGCGCTACTGCGAAGCCAGCCGAGAAAGCCACACGAATGAAGTCGTGTTCCATAATTAATGAGAATGTTtgctttttcgaaaaaaattattattatttttttttaattttatgattattatGACTTGAACATTTTTCGTTCGTTGGTGCTTGGGGGAAACTCGCTTGGAGGatatgctttgaaaatttaaaaatataccagATTTTGATGAAGCACACTGCAAATTACCAAATTTCAAATACATGAATTTATTTCCCTGTAAtctaatttttgaaatacttttatattaattaaacaaaaaaactcccTTTTTCTAACCATATCCTGTAAAAGCAGCCAACTAAtaacttttgtttaaatatatttcttgtatttttgtatgaatCCTCTTCGTCCGTcctcatgtttgtatgtaattgGTTATCCTGCtcaacatcatcatcaccacCACAATTTCCAACACCACCACCTACACCATCATTATTTTTACCTCGACAAATCGCTAAATTATTCGTTGGATAAAAAAACCAATCAACTTTATATCGCTTCATCTGTTCTTGTTTTATTCTCACATTCTGAAATGCGGAAACGTAAACGTACTTGACGTGACCGTTGTATGATATCATGTAACGTATCATATGCTATTTATTTGTGCACGTGTGTTATGCCTGTTCTTGTGCATCTATCTCTTTCGAGTCACGATCAtatctcaaaaaaataaaaaataaaaaaaaacaacgtctTGGCACGATCTCTATCCTGCTCCAAATCTACTGCAATAAACATTCAAACCGTTttcgaaatcaaaaacaaaatcgtaaATCATTTGGGAACACATTTAAGGTATAGGTTCATCACCACACTCGATTAAACTACCACCTATTTCGGCAGATGACTCTGTTACAAATGACTCTGTGCACAACAATGTCGCAAATGCGCATACGCGCAAATTTTTCAGCAACAAAACGAAGGCTATCGTCTGGGGTATGCAACAACGGGCTGTACAATCAATGCTagattttgatttcatttgcaGGTGAGTAAAATACATttgattatttctttatttacttttcatccacaattgaattgaaactcTCATTGTATTCTTCTTTTGCATAGACGTGATGAACCGTCCGTTGTCGCAATGGTATACCCCTTCACCGGTGATCATAAGCAAAAGTACTACTGGGGTCACAAAGAGATTCTAATTCCAGTTTATAAGAAAATGTCGGACGCTGTTAAAAATCACAAGGAAGTCGATGTGATGGTGAATTTCGCCTCATTGCGCTCAGCTTACGAATCGACGTTGGAGGTATTGGAATTCCCCCAAATACGCACAGTTGCTATCATTGCTGAAGGTATACCCGAAAATATGACACGCAAACTAATTTTTGAAGCCGACAAGAAGGGAGTTTCGATCATCGGGCCCGCTACTGTCGGTGGTGTTAAACCTGGTTGCTTCAAAATTGGCAACACAGGCGGCATGTTGGATAACATTTTGCACTCGAAACTCTATCGGCCCGGCAGTGTGGCTTATGTGTCGCGTTCCGGTGGCATGTCCAACGAGTTGAATAACATAATATCAAAGGCCACCGATGGTGTACTAGAAGGTATAGCTATTGGCGGCGATCGCTACCCAGGTTCCACATTTATGGATCACATTTTGCGCTATCAAGCCGATCCAGAGGTTAAACTGATTGTGTTGCTGGGCGAAGTGGGTGGCACTGAAGAGTATGAAGTGTGCGCTGCACTCAAGGACGGGCGCATAACAAAACCGTTAGTAGCGTGGTGTATTGGAACCTGTGCTAGCATGTTCACTTCCGAGGTGCAGTTTGGTCATGCAGGCTCATGCGCCAACTCAGATCGCGAAACAGCATGCGTTAAGAACAATGCATTGGCTGAGGCAAAAGCATTTGTGCCCGCATCTTTCGATTCGCTGGGTGATCTTATTCAAGAAGTGTATGCACAATTGGTAAAATCGGGACGCATTGTACCTAAAGAGGAAGTACCACCACCCACTGTGCCAATGGATTACTCGTGGGCACGTGAATTGGGTCTTATCCGCAAACCTGCCTCTTTTATGACGTCCATTTGTGATGAGCGCGGTCAAGAGTTATTGTACGCTGGCATGCCCATCAGTGAGGTACTTAACAAGGATGTCGGCATCGGTGGTGTGGTATCACTTCTATGGTTCCAGCGCTGTCTGCCACCATACGTGTGCAAGTTCTTCGAAATGTGTCTAATGGTGACGGCTGACCATGGACCAGCGGTTTCAGGTGCACATAACACGATAGTGTGTGCGCGTGCTGGCAAAGACTTAGTCTCATCCGTCGTCAGTGGTCTGTTGACAATTGTGAGTTCCTGCTTAACTGGAAATTAAATTGCATCAAAAGCATTATAATCCATTAacgtaatttaaatatttaatagggTGATCGTTTTGGTGGTGCTCTCGATGGTTCGGCCCGGCAATTTTCCGAGGCTTACGATTCCAACTTGCATCCCATGGATTTTGTGAATCAAATGCGCAAAGATGGCAAACTTATTTTGGGCATTGGACATCGAGTTAAATCGATTAACAACCCAGATGTACGCGTGAAAATCATAAAAGAGTTTGTATTGGAGAATTTCCCGTCTTGCCCACTATTGAGATACGCGCTGGAAGTagaaaaaatcacaacaaacaaaaagccGAACTTGATTTTGAATGTAGATGGTGTAATTGCTACGAGTTTCGTGGACATGTTGCGCAATTGTGGTTCATTTACGAGGTGAGTAGAGAATGATGGCTAActtgaatttttgaatacaattcTTCGCTAACGAAATACTTACTTTTGTATCTTTAAAATCTTCTGATTTGGGTTCcgatatatagatatatttctTGTTGtctcgaattaaaaaaaataatagatatatatatatatattttttttaattcgagacatatatatatatatatatatatatatctattattttttttaattcgagaCAACAAGAAATGTATCATAAGTTGCAGCGAAAATGTTTATTCATAATATATATCAACAACCAGCTCGAGCTGAAATGCTAATGTTGCCTATTTTAAGATCATTATTTGCTGcaaattaacaaatttacatattttacgcATCAGACGCACTAGTAACACTATAAACAGGATGAAACACACCATTGAGCGTAGTgacaatatttctttttcaattttactaGGCACTATTTATCATTTAGCACAATTTGGAATACATTGAGTACGAGttcgaaattttatatttaaagcttACCATTGACACTGTAAGCACTTTTGCGATTCACTTAAACGCGCTTGCACGGCAGTTACAAACGCAACCGAATTTTTGTACAGTCgaaaggactgtcacttcatacacattttctaaaaattttcttgtATCTTTAGGTTTTCATAACAGCAACAAAATTCACGTAAAGACCAaatatgctaatttttttaaatacccgTATGCTTAATTTTTCACCTTTTTCCAAAGAAATGATTATCAgttacttctttttattctttgttgTTACAACTCGATAAAGTATAAAGTCTCAGCCAACAATTGTGCGCAGAATATTAATGAACGAAATTTTGATGCGATTACTGTTTAATAaagtttataattaaattaatgtagTAACTGAATTACTTAAATTACTGAATTACCGAAAATGAttgcctttttattttaattttgaattgctTGAATTGTAACAgcctgaatttttttcttcgattctaaatgtacaaaaaaacccATCTAAtctatctaatttttttattgctatgcTATGAATCTTGTGTCGGAATCCTTCTTCTTCATCAAATTACAATTCAAATATCTCTTTAATCTTCATTTTCATGTTTGCAGTGAGGAAGCTCAAGAGTACATCAACATCGGTGCGATCAATTCGCTGTTCGTGCTGGGACGTAGCATAGGTTTCATCGGCCATTACATGGATCAGAAGCGGCTGAAGCAGGGTCTATATCGCCATCCGTGGGATGATATCTCGTACGTTATGCCCGagcaattcaattaatttttccgtGGAATAATTAACTTTAATGAAAAGATCTAtggtaaaaacaaacaaaaaattgtgaattctGATGATTATTCCTACATTATCAAAAAGGATATGTACCTTCTTATACATAGCAACAAATATAGTGCATATATATTTAGTGATATGTTAAACAAATACAATGTATTGCAAATATGCCACTCAATTAAAATCCTACATTTAAACACACACTCCAATAAGTTTAACTTAAAGTTGTTAACATTtgatgaatattaaaaatacataaatttccattattttccatattaaaactgttttaagtTTTGCATTTATTAATTGTATTTGCTTTTTTCGCTTTCTTCATTAATGTGTTTGTTAACTTGATCTAAAATAATTtccacacttttttttattaactctttttatatataatattatttaattaggatcaaatatataaattagcGGTACAACACTTTTAATGTGTTAAGTAATCTTGTTTTGGAACCTTCGGGGTCATCATTTgatattgtacaataattttataagtTGGAGATTAGAATTGTAGAAAGACCGCAATGAAATTAatctatataaacaaaaataaataacttacaGCTAAATGAAGGCAATGAATGTTTACGAAtggcttattataaaaaaagaaaacaattataaaatgaaattaccTAAAGTGGATttgttttgaaatgaaataaaaggcaGGAATcttcaaaattatataaattaatgcatgtatgtgtgtagccaGGGCACCTTGCACttgtttaaaatatattcattataGCGTCCAGTAATACTATGTCCAGCAAATGAGAATATGGTGAATATTGCTAATATCAAGGGTAGATATTAATTTAGGAAATAGAAATTGCTTTTCAGTGGGATAGGTAAATGACGAGATATAAACAATATGCATACATTGcttgaaaatgttaatatagtcACGGGATAAAATATCCCCAAAACGTGTAACATATTACCTAAGTAATAATTAAATTGTTCTTTTGCACTGAATTTATGCACGAAGTTTTCTAAACATTTagttgttaaaaataaagaaaaattaaattgattcttGCGCAAACGgcagtttaaataaattataagtgTGATTTAAAAGCAGGTGCGTACTTCCAGGCGGAGAGGCAACAAAAAATAAGGTCCAAACAAAATAAACCACCTCAGACATGTATTTCCCGTACCCTAAGCTAATTTCTCACAAAATCCGCTGAGACAACCCGTGGTAAGGTTGAGGGAAAGGTTGCACGGAAGATTTCTTAGTTAGTTTACTGGCTGAACCCGCACCTATAGCGAACGAATAGCTTTAGCTGCCTCGTAAGATCCGAGATTGTAGCATTTTAAGCTCTTAACTATCCAAAAGTACTCAACATATGTCTGGTATGTGCAGGTACCCCGCATTACCccaaccacctcttcacatgcccacCTAAATCCACTTATCTACCACTCTTTTCCTGTGGTCTCACACCTGCTTGTTTTCAGGacctaccgttagatggaatTGACGATGGTTTCACCAAATTGGGTAGGGTTTTGTgaactgctataacaacaaaaagaaagacATAATTTAGTAGAACTTTAAGGTTTGACTACAAAAATGGCGTACATCGTCGACAATGGCACGATGAGCCTTGCAGCGACATATGACATAAGGCAGCgtataaagatccaacggcttcACTGGTTAGATCATTTCGTAGTAGAAACACGCGATCTATTCGAAAGTATTCGATATAATACCTTAGTTATTGGTAGTACAATGGAAACATAATTCCTCGGGTGCGTTGGAAAGGTTAATAGGTGGAGCCTTTGGCTTCACTTTGTGGTAGTTGGGATGAGAAAAATACAACTGAAGAGAGCGTTTTTTAATTATCACCCCAAAGATGTCAAGCCATCGGAAGCTAGCTTAATTTTCTTCTACCCCTTCTTATTGTAACAgtaatgcaaaatttattaatttttatttttaacgaaatgaAGTTTAGTATTCCTGCTGCAAAACGAAAACACTATTTACTATGAATTTTGGGCATCAAATAGTTTAGACATCTCTGTTCAGTAAATGGTTTCTTGAGAAACTTTTCCTTCCGAAAACGCGTACGTTACCAAACAACAGGGATGTTTATATCTGAACAAGGAGACTCTTGCAGAATTTCTACTAAAATTGTAAGTGTATGTTTTAAATTGTTACAGCTATAACAAAACAATCAGTTTTTGCTATTGCCTACTGAAGAGAGCACGACggtagaaaatactttttggaCCGGGCTACAGCGAACACCAATCGGattatataagtatttacatatgtacattacatatatatatatttgtttttttatttcgcgaCCGCATACACATAGGGTGTATTAAAAAAtccatttatatgtattttggtGTAACCTaatccattttttcattttgaatgaGGAACATTATTCATTACTGATCGGTCGTAAAACTTACCAACTTTATGTGGTAAAGCGTATTCTGtatgaaataatgaaatttaaaagtattttaggTAGGtagtttgttttaaattcttcttatttaatgtttcttattttaaaaatcgactgcttataaatacttataaaaaactattttctacCAAAACACACCACAAACAAAATTGGTAACTAGAATTAATCTGCTGCAACATAGACGAGAACCAAATACAGAAAGGCAAATaaccaaattaaatattaactgTTAGACCACTTAATATCTGATGAACAGCATCTGTATTACAGGCATAATCGGCATTCGCAATACATTTAGCCGCATTCTTGACTTCAAGGCTCATTGGGCACTGTTTTATATTGCTGATCTTTAACCTCAGCATATTCATCTCATACGACGCATTTTACGTTCGAGTTTACGTTGTTTCTTTTCGTCCAATTCAGGTTCCTCGACAGCAGCGTTGCGTTGTGATAACCAAGGCTGTATCACACTACCCCACAACATCCAGAACGCACGCAGTGGTGCCAAGAGTAAGAGGAACCAAAAGTAATTCGACAACAGGGAAAGCAAAAGCGAACCTGCTGTCAGAATGATTAGATCCTTAACATTTCTATAATCAAAATAGaaagaatataaagaaaaaggATTAGtctatcaacaaaaaaaaaagaccatTTGCACATACTCTGCAATTCCACCTTCCATATTCAAATCGTTACCGGAATCAAGAATAGCGCCCGTTTCAGAGTACTTTGGTCGCGACATGAAAACCATAAACTGAACGGCGGCAGCTAACGACAACACGGCTATGATGCCCATAATCTGCAATGAAAGTAAATACCAtaggtttattttttatgtattcattCATTAAGGCTTAACAAGTACATACCACAGTTACTTTGCTCAGACCAAAAAATATCAGATTTATTAAAACGTTACCAGCAGTACTACCTATTGCCATATTCCTATAAAACTTCAAAGTGGCCTTATTTTCCTCCACAATCTGCTTCGCTCCTTTTGTGCCTTGTTTACCCTTTTGTGATGGctgataaattaaaaacaatgaaatattacCGCGTGGTGTCACTTCTAGCATTTTCGCACTTACCGCCATTGTACACTTATTTAATTATTCTAATTTCCACCAAAGGTTATTTTAGCGAAATTTGTCTGCCTTAAATGCTGCTTCTTACTATTTGGTTAAGTACAAAATAATATTCGTTTTTGTCTACGAGCGATTATGACGCGTCAACAAATAGCCGAATAATGACAACTATAATTTTGCCAGCTGATTCTGGTTGGAGCTCATATCGATGTTATCGGTATACTAAATGGATTCAAAGTTATCGTTATGTTTGGTTTCCGTTTTCagccaaacaatttttgtacccTAAAGATTATCGAAACGACCCAAATTAATATCCGGGCGAAATCTTCCATTTCAGCAATATTCCTCAATTATGGAATAGAATTATGGGGAACTCTTATGCTGTTACAAATAGCGAATACAAAGCAAGGATAATGGAGATCCAGGTTTGTGAGAGTAACTCCGACTGCAACGTCACTGGGAACTCGATAGCTGAATTCTGCAGAATTTCACTGCGTTGACTTTTATCGTAATCACCGGCACAGTcgatctcagttttttcgtcaaCAAACCACTGTGAGGCCCGGCTTACGTCAACCAATCAGGTAATCCTTTCAAAACCGCTGAGAGCCGGCTAACGGTCTGACCTTAGCCACACCTATGCATTCCGTATATCGTGAATACAAAGGATATTGCCAATGTGTTAGTTGGTATGTAAGTTGATACAAAACGAtcattaaccggctctcagtgaatttaaaGAATCAGTTGATTGGCCGAAGGAAAAGAGGTTATGacaacggtttgtttacgaaaaaactgagatcgTATTGGTGACATACAAACAATTCAACACGGCGTACTCTCACATTACTTCGTTACCGTCTGAACAGCGATGCAGTACTTTTTGTAGTGTGACAGCCATTTTCTCATTTCGAAACTTCCTTCAATGTAGCAAGATCATGTATGATATTGTAACGTCATCTTGcactatgtaaaaaaaaatatgaatttaggAAGAGTTTCGTGATTGATTCCACATTCCCACATTACATCATTCAAAATTAGAGTTTCCAAACTGTGAACTTCTCTTATTTCCAAAAAGGGGCTTGCCGAAGATTGTTTCCGATGTATTTTCCCCCTTCATTAAAAGTACTTCCTAGTTTCTTTCGCATgtaatagcctagacagacgacCGCGTTAATCGTGATTACCGGCGcattaattctgattaaaattgtggTGTGAAAAACGAGTTACGCGAATTAGTGAACATCTGATTAatttattggatagttttgacagtaaaatgttattatttatttcaaaaaatctgAACCTGCCATCGAAAATCTCTTAATCAATTATGAAAATTTAGCCTAGTTGTCAATTCGCATTAGTTGCAtataattccgaattaagtcgttaatcccAATTAACGCCACCGCTTGTCTAGGCTATAACATCGCGAAGGTTTCTTGATGGCATGTAGCAAATGAAAcattattacttttattgtatttataattaaaattacaaaacaatatttaaagacAAGCTACCAGGATTAGCTTTTTAGtgatttaagtaaatttttaaattaagtggaataagttattatattttttaagcccTTCCACTAGTTTAATGTTAGTTATAGATGGATATGTTAAAACGGACTGTAGCGGGTTTCGACCTTCAAACTTGTGATTCCGTTGAATGCGGAATAAAGTGTAGCTTCTTCAATCCTCAATATGTAGTGACGCGCAATTGCATCCCATATAACTGGTCACTGCCTCTATAATATGACGCGATGAGATGCCAAACATATCGATAAGGGTTGTTGGCGGTCCGGAGCGCGGTACTTCCGGTACATATAAGTGCTTCACCTCCATATCACGCTCTATCGCAAGAGCACTGAGCACAGCCTCGCCCAAACCACCTTGTTGGTAATGGTCTTCAACTACAATAATACGCCCATTACATGCACGCCCATTCGCCATTATTAGACCTGCATCTAACGGTTTAATAGTGAAAGGATCAATAACTCGtacttttattccttttttctcAAGATCTGCAGCAGCCGCCAAACATTCGTATAGCGTTATGCCAGCACCGATTAAGAGTACTTTATCTTTTCGCGACTGTTTCACAACCTTACCTATGCCCACTTGAAATACCTCctcatttttgtaaataattgtcGTACTCGGTCTGGAGGTACGTATAAAGCATATACCTGGTGTATTTGCAGCCAATTCCACGGCACGTTCAGTGCTCACCGCATCAGAGGGATAGAAGATAGTGCTACCTGGTATTGCGCGAAACATGGCAATGTCTTCGAGTGCCATCTGTGAAGCGCCATCCTCGCCGATGCTCACACCACAGTGGGAACCACAGAAATTGGCATTAGTCTGAGATATAGCACCCATACGAATTTGATCAAATGCACGCGTTAAAAATGCGGCAAATGTGGAGGCGAAGGCTATTGTACGATTACGACAGGTGGCACCAATGGTTACTCCAACAAGATTTTGCTCTGCAATGTAGCATTCAATGAAACGGTCGGGAAATCGTTGCTTTAGCTTATCTGAGTAAGTGGAGTTCTTTGTATCGCCATCGAGCGCTATCACACGATCACACCCACCTGCCAACTTGGCCAGTGCTGTACCGTAAGCGACACGTGTGGCTATTTCTTCGCCCAATGTGTAAGATGGCGGCGCAGATAATTTTGCATTCGTAATATTGACTTCAGGTACCGTCATGCCGTCAGCTGTTTTTGGATTTAATGCCACTGGACATGGCGGTCGATTGATGatcgaattttcaattgttcttaTAACTGGGCATGCTTTATCACCCAATGGTTTGCCATGCCAATTTTCTTGATCCTCAATTTCGGGGAAAGATTTACctttaaatgtttttgcaatGATGGCGGTTGGTTTGTTTTTGGTAGTGGCAGCCACTTCGAAGGACTTGATTAATTCTTCGATATTGTGACCGTCCACAACAAGCGCATTGAAACCGAATGCGTTCACACGTTTTTCATAAACATCCAAGTTATGCTGCAGTTGTGTGGGGTCAGACTGTCCCAAGCGATTGACATCGAATATGACGCACAAGTTATCCAAACCATAGAAACTTGCGAAATTTAGAGACTCCCATATAGAACCCTCCGCGGATTCACCATCGCCAATAATGCAGTAGGTCCTATCAACATCTTTACttgtaaacaaatattaaatacatatcTTCGATGCACATAATACCTATAATCGGCTTTATCCAAATTCTTGCCTACATATGCCATACCAGATGCCACTGCTACACCTTGACCCAATGAGCCGGTACCCAcatcaataaaattcaatcggggTGTAGGATGACCTTCAAGATCGGAATCGATTTTGCGTAAATTTTGAAGATCTTCAACAGGAAAGAGTCCAGCTTCTGCCCAGGCAGCATAGAGTATGGGTGCTGCATGACCTTTGGATAGCACCAGACGATCACTAGCCGGATTGCGGGGTTCCTTAATGTCCAAACGCattacattaaaaaacagtACGGCTAGAATCTCGGCAATGGATGAACAGGAAGTGGGATGTCTACGAATATACGAAAAAGTTAGAAACCGCCGAATATTAAATAAGGAAATCAATTTGTAAATTCCAATCCAACACCATTTCAGCCTCATTTTAGCTTTTTAGCCTTAGTGTATTTGTGCGTCCAACCAGTATCATATTGGGTTCGTTCCTCATTGCGAAAATTTAacgcgaaaaagttttttctgcaaTGATCGTGCCTCGGTAGGCAATCGGAAatcacaaaagtatttttggCATGCAAAAGCTTCATATAAAATTCCACTTGTTTGAGGAGAAACTGGGCTATATTAATATGGCAGCATTATTAAATGTGTACAGAAATTCCTTAAGGGAGAAAAATACATTGTCGATACTTCTATACTAATAATAAAGCTCCCAATCTTAAAATGTATGCCAAACACTGAAAGCCCACCACCAACCAAATTACTcttatttgattaaatttttaatttgtttgctgATAAAGATAACTGTGTTCGAAGCTTGGTTTCCCACAATTACCCTGATTTAGAGGCCTGTGTTGCTCTAATTGCATGCACACGTAATCGATTTGCTATGTCTTTAAGGTCCTGAAATCGATTTAAATCCCTTGATGCAGATTTCGGTTTCGCCTCCGAAACGGGTAATTCTTTTGGTTCAAATTCTTCACTCATGGCAGGTTCCATTTAATTACGctattaattttgattataTTATTCTGAAATAGtacgcaaatttttttatttagacaaatttttttttaaggaatttataaacaaaatttgaaggttttgaaatatatgaaaaatgtattttacagggtaattacaacaaattattataatataattgattaattacATGTTTATATTAtgaattggagacttttagatatgccaattcaacctttctaactctctaacgcccctgtaaagggcgaattcaaaatagtataactttttttatattaatcgtaaaaatatttaaaaaaatggattttaaagctgaagactagtactttgcgatgccgttgtggaaaattaaaaaaaaactttaccttgcccaaaaaaaaattaagaaaatgaccaaaatctgcattttttgactttttaacctcaaattgccaaaagtcctgacgtgctggagcattttcaaggtcatattcgttttcagcatagaaaaccttaaaaccttagttaaaattatcgaaaaagttttttggttgttggcctgtgttattattataatttctatagaatttaataaatgttttagttGAT is a genomic window of Anastrepha ludens isolate Willacy chromosome 6, idAnaLude1.1, whole genome shotgun sequence containing:
- the LOC128866158 gene encoding ATP-citrate synthase isoform X1, whose amino-acid sequence is MSAKAISEATGKDILNRFLNVNGASGAAQCRFATVNTQTDWSQLTVQNPWLLDTPLVVKPDQLIKRRGKLGLIGVKKNYEQVKQWIGERINKDQKIGNAVGKLRNFIIEPFVPHDESEEMYVCIYSHRNADTILFYHQGGVDIGDVDAKALKLDVQINSETSVEEITTKLLVHVADASKKKRIANFINALYRAYVDLYFTYLEINPLVVTKDSMYILDLAAKLDSTADFICRPKWGNVEYPPPFGRDAYPEEAYIADLDAKSGASLKLTILNRNGRIWTMVAGGGASVIYSDTICDLGGSSELANYGEYSGAPSEQQTYEYAKTILTLMTSSPKHPEGKVLITGGGIANFTNVASTFRGIITALREFQPKLVEHNVSIFVRRAGPNYQEGLRKMREFGSSLGIPLHVFGPETHMTAICGMALGKRPIPQTAAAEFATANFLLPGGQQAQSELKTAESSDSNNGGIGSSPHSIKLPPISADDSVTNDSVHNNVANAHTRKFFSNKTKAIVWGMQQRAVQSMLDFDFICRRDEPSVVAMVYPFTGDHKQKYYWGHKEILIPVYKKMSDAVKNHKEVDVMVNFASLRSAYESTLEVLEFPQIRTVAIIAEGIPENMTRKLIFEADKKGVSIIGPATVGGVKPGCFKIGNTGGMLDNILHSKLYRPGSVAYVSRSGGMSNELNNIISKATDGVLEGIAIGGDRYPGSTFMDHILRYQADPEVKLIVLLGEVGGTEEYEVCAALKDGRITKPLVAWCIGTCASMFTSEVQFGHAGSCANSDRETACVKNNALAEAKAFVPASFDSLGDLIQEVYAQLVKSGRIVPKEEVPPPTVPMDYSWARELGLIRKPASFMTSICDERGQELLYAGMPISEVLNKDVGIGGVVSLLWFQRCLPPYVCKFFEMCLMVTADHGPAVSGAHNTIVCARAGKDLVSSVVSGLLTIGDRFGGALDGSARQFSEAYDSNLHPMDFVNQMRKDGKLILGIGHRVKSINNPDVRVKIIKEFVLENFPSCPLLRYALEVEKITTNKKPNLILNVDGVIATSFVDMLRNCGSFTSEEAQEYINIGAINSLFVLGRSIGFIGHYMDQKRLKQGLYRHPWDDISYVMPEQFN
- the LOC128866158 gene encoding ATP-citrate synthase isoform X2 — translated: MSAKAISEATGKDILNRFLNVNGASGAAQCRFATVNTQTDWSQLTVQNPWLLDTPLVVKPDQLIKRRGKLGLIGVKKNYEQVKQWIGERINKDQKIGNAVGKLRNFIIEPFVPHDESEEMYVCIYSHRNADTILFYHQGGVDIGDVDAKALKLDVQINSETSVEEITTKLLVHVADASKKKRIANFINALYRAYVDLYFTYLEINPLVVTKDSMYILDLAAKLDSTADFICRPKWGNVEYPPPFGRDAYPEEAYIADLDAKSGASLKLTILNRNGRIWTMVAGGGASVIYSDTICDLGGSSELANYGEYSGAPSEQQTYEYAKTILTLMTSSPKHPEGKVLITGGGIANFTNVASTFRGIITALREFQPKLVEHNVSIFVRRAGPNYQEGLRKMREFGSSLGIPLHVFGPETHMTAICGMALGKRPIPQTAAAEFATANFLLPGGQQAQSELKTAESSDSNNGGSSPHSIKLPPISADDSVTNDSVHNNVANAHTRKFFSNKTKAIVWGMQQRAVQSMLDFDFICRRDEPSVVAMVYPFTGDHKQKYYWGHKEILIPVYKKMSDAVKNHKEVDVMVNFASLRSAYESTLEVLEFPQIRTVAIIAEGIPENMTRKLIFEADKKGVSIIGPATVGGVKPGCFKIGNTGGMLDNILHSKLYRPGSVAYVSRSGGMSNELNNIISKATDGVLEGIAIGGDRYPGSTFMDHILRYQADPEVKLIVLLGEVGGTEEYEVCAALKDGRITKPLVAWCIGTCASMFTSEVQFGHAGSCANSDRETACVKNNALAEAKAFVPASFDSLGDLIQEVYAQLVKSGRIVPKEEVPPPTVPMDYSWARELGLIRKPASFMTSICDERGQELLYAGMPISEVLNKDVGIGGVVSLLWFQRCLPPYVCKFFEMCLMVTADHGPAVSGAHNTIVCARAGKDLVSSVVSGLLTIGDRFGGALDGSARQFSEAYDSNLHPMDFVNQMRKDGKLILGIGHRVKSINNPDVRVKIIKEFVLENFPSCPLLRYALEVEKITTNKKPNLILNVDGVIATSFVDMLRNCGSFTSEEAQEYINIGAINSLFVLGRSIGFIGHYMDQKRLKQGLYRHPWDDISYVMPEQFN